Proteins encoded in a region of the Orcinus orca chromosome 8, mOrcOrc1.1, whole genome shotgun sequence genome:
- the FUT4 gene encoding alpha-(1,3)-fucosyltransferase 4 isoform X1, producing the protein MSVEEERKTCGPLDTGTALSRSRSGGEQQRRLDPQWQHESGRRRSGLAAARQAVAALPALAMSARWGGRRTPRGGLRLSEAHLALMAASLVCSAVVVYVCWKQLPPLPWASSVPPRRVSVLLWWEPFGGRHRAKRPHPDCRLRFNISGCLLLTDRAAYGEAQAVLFHHRDLVRGPQDWPPPWGVYVRPVEEQQVLMDDEEEAAEALALAASGPRPPGQRWVWMNFESPTHSPGLQSLAGNLFNWTLSYRADSDIFVPYGYLYPRTHPSEQPPGLVPPLARKQGLVAWVVSNWDERQARVRYYHQLSQYVTVDVFGKGGPGQPLPDVGLLHTVARYKFYLAFENSQHLDYITEKLWRNAFLAGAVPVVLGPDRANYERFIPRRAFIHVDDFPDASSLAAHLQFLDRNPAAYRGYFSWRRSYAVHVTSFWDEPWCRACQAVQMAGDQPKSVPNLAGWFQR; encoded by the coding sequence ATGAGTgttgaggaagagaggaagaccTGCGGGCCTTTAGATACTGGGACCGCCCTTTCCCGCTCCAGGTCGGGCGGCGAGCAGCAACGAAGGCTGGACCCTCAGTGGCAGCATGAGAGCGGTCGCCGCCGCTCCGGGCTTGCGGCCGCGCGGCAGGCGGTGGCGGCTCTGCCGGCGCTGGCCATGAGCGCGCGATGGGGCGGGCGGCGCACTCCGCGTGGAGGCCTGAGGCTGTCCGAGGCCCATCTGGCGCTGATGGCCGCCAGCCTGGTGTGCAGCGCCGTGGTCGTCTATGTTTGCTGGAAGCAGCTGCcgcccctgccctgggcctcctCCGTCCCGCCGCGGCGGGTGAGCGTGCTGCTGTGGTGGGAGCCCTTCGGGGGCCGGCACAGAGCCAAAAGGCCGCACCCCGATTGCCGGTTGCGCTTCAACATCAGCGGCTGCCTCCTGCTCACTGATCGCGCGGCCTACGGGGAGGCCCAGGCGGTGCTTTTCCACCACAGAGACCTGGTGAGGGGACCCCAGGACTGGCCCCCGCCCTGGGGCGTCTACGTGCGCCCGGTGGAGGAGCAGCAGGTGCTGATGGACGACGAGGAGGAAGCCGCGGAGGCCTTAGCCCTGGCTGCCTCGGGCCCCAGGCCCCCCGGCCAGCGCTGGGTGTGGATGAACTTCGAGTCGCCCACCCACTCCCCGGGGCTGCAGAGCCTGGCAGGTAACCTCTTCAACTGGACGCTCTCCTACCGGGCCGACTCGGACATCTTCGTGCCTTACGGCTACCTCTACCCCAGGACCCATCCCAGCGAGCAGCCGCCGGGTCTGGTCCCGCCGCTGGCCCGGAAACAAGGGCTGGTGGCCTGGGTGGTGAGCAACTGGGACGAGCGCCAGGCGCGGGTCCGCTACTACCACCAGCTGAGCCAGTACGTGACCGTAGACGTCTTCGGCAAGGGTGGGCCCGGGCAGCCGCTGCCCGACGTCGGGCTCCTGCACACAGTGGCCCGCTACAAGTTCTACCTGGCCTTCGAGAACTCGCAGCACCTGGATTATATCACGGAGAAGCTGTGGCGTAACGCCTTCCTGGCTGGGGCGGTACCGGTGGTGCTGGGCCCAGACCGTGCCAATTACGAGCGCTTCATTCCCCGCCGTGCCTTCATCCACGTGGACGACTTCCCTGATGCCTCCTCCCTGGCGGCCCACCTGCAATTCCTCGATCGAAACCCAGCTGCCTACCGCGGATACTTCAGCTGGCGTCGGAGCTATGCCGTGCACGTCACCTCCTTCTGGGACGAGCCTTGGTGCCGGGCCTGCCAGGCTGTGCAGATGGCTGGGGACCAGCCCAAGAGCGTCCCTAACTTGGCTGGCTGGTTTCAGCGGTGA
- the FUT4 gene encoding alpha-(1,3)-fucosyltransferase 4 isoform X2 translates to MSARWGGRRTPRGGLRLSEAHLALMAASLVCSAVVVYVCWKQLPPLPWASSVPPRRVSVLLWWEPFGGRHRAKRPHPDCRLRFNISGCLLLTDRAAYGEAQAVLFHHRDLVRGPQDWPPPWGVYVRPVEEQQVLMDDEEEAAEALALAASGPRPPGQRWVWMNFESPTHSPGLQSLAGNLFNWTLSYRADSDIFVPYGYLYPRTHPSEQPPGLVPPLARKQGLVAWVVSNWDERQARVRYYHQLSQYVTVDVFGKGGPGQPLPDVGLLHTVARYKFYLAFENSQHLDYITEKLWRNAFLAGAVPVVLGPDRANYERFIPRRAFIHVDDFPDASSLAAHLQFLDRNPAAYRGYFSWRRSYAVHVTSFWDEPWCRACQAVQMAGDQPKSVPNLAGWFQR, encoded by the coding sequence ATGAGCGCGCGATGGGGCGGGCGGCGCACTCCGCGTGGAGGCCTGAGGCTGTCCGAGGCCCATCTGGCGCTGATGGCCGCCAGCCTGGTGTGCAGCGCCGTGGTCGTCTATGTTTGCTGGAAGCAGCTGCcgcccctgccctgggcctcctCCGTCCCGCCGCGGCGGGTGAGCGTGCTGCTGTGGTGGGAGCCCTTCGGGGGCCGGCACAGAGCCAAAAGGCCGCACCCCGATTGCCGGTTGCGCTTCAACATCAGCGGCTGCCTCCTGCTCACTGATCGCGCGGCCTACGGGGAGGCCCAGGCGGTGCTTTTCCACCACAGAGACCTGGTGAGGGGACCCCAGGACTGGCCCCCGCCCTGGGGCGTCTACGTGCGCCCGGTGGAGGAGCAGCAGGTGCTGATGGACGACGAGGAGGAAGCCGCGGAGGCCTTAGCCCTGGCTGCCTCGGGCCCCAGGCCCCCCGGCCAGCGCTGGGTGTGGATGAACTTCGAGTCGCCCACCCACTCCCCGGGGCTGCAGAGCCTGGCAGGTAACCTCTTCAACTGGACGCTCTCCTACCGGGCCGACTCGGACATCTTCGTGCCTTACGGCTACCTCTACCCCAGGACCCATCCCAGCGAGCAGCCGCCGGGTCTGGTCCCGCCGCTGGCCCGGAAACAAGGGCTGGTGGCCTGGGTGGTGAGCAACTGGGACGAGCGCCAGGCGCGGGTCCGCTACTACCACCAGCTGAGCCAGTACGTGACCGTAGACGTCTTCGGCAAGGGTGGGCCCGGGCAGCCGCTGCCCGACGTCGGGCTCCTGCACACAGTGGCCCGCTACAAGTTCTACCTGGCCTTCGAGAACTCGCAGCACCTGGATTATATCACGGAGAAGCTGTGGCGTAACGCCTTCCTGGCTGGGGCGGTACCGGTGGTGCTGGGCCCAGACCGTGCCAATTACGAGCGCTTCATTCCCCGCCGTGCCTTCATCCACGTGGACGACTTCCCTGATGCCTCCTCCCTGGCGGCCCACCTGCAATTCCTCGATCGAAACCCAGCTGCCTACCGCGGATACTTCAGCTGGCGTCGGAGCTATGCCGTGCACGTCACCTCCTTCTGGGACGAGCCTTGGTGCCGGGCCTGCCAGGCTGTGCAGATGGCTGGGGACCAGCCCAAGAGCGTCCCTAACTTGGCTGGCTGGTTTCAGCGGTGA